The following are encoded in a window of Lichenicola cladoniae genomic DNA:
- a CDS encoding acyl-CoA dehydrogenase C-terminal domain-containing protein gives MQTYNAPLRDMRFVLHELHGLDALTSLPYFADLNAETVDLVLEEASRIATEVLLPLNASGDAEGCIVENGVVRTPKGFREAYDVFRDGGWNALAGDPDYGGQGLPESVNKLVEEMICAANLSFGLYPGLTHGAVMALSAYGSSELKDLYLPKMIDGIWSGAMCLTESQCGTDLGLLRTRAVPQEDGSYLLTGSKIFISAGEHDLTENIIHLVLARLPDAPPGIKGISLFLAPKFLPKPDGSVGPRNGILCTGLEHKMGLKASATCQISFDDAQAWLVGAPHKGMQSMFVMMNEERLGVGIQGLGVASAAYQSAVSYAKDRLQGRSLSGTKRPDLAADPIIVHPDVRRMLMTMRTTAEGCRAVGIWVAQAVDLSKHANTEGERKEAADFVALMTPVVKALFTDLGFEAASLGVQVYGGHGYIREHGVEQYVRDARIAMLYEGTNGIQALDLVGRKMPAHMGRYLRRLFHPISNFIEAHRKHEAVAGMVEQLERAFGALQLATGQIAQAGLKDPEEAGAAATDYLRLLGLVAMGYMFVRSAVIASERLAGNTDEPEFYRAKLASARFFIDRTLPQATALFLAIKSGKASMMALEEAAF, from the coding sequence ATGCAGACCTACAATGCCCCGTTGCGCGACATGCGTTTCGTCCTGCACGAACTGCACGGGCTCGATGCGCTGACGTCGCTGCCGTATTTCGCCGACCTGAACGCGGAGACCGTCGATCTCGTGCTGGAAGAAGCGTCGCGGATCGCCACCGAAGTGCTGCTGCCGCTGAACGCATCGGGCGATGCCGAGGGCTGCATCGTCGAGAACGGCGTGGTGCGCACTCCGAAGGGTTTTCGCGAAGCCTACGACGTCTTCCGCGACGGCGGATGGAACGCGCTGGCGGGTGACCCGGACTACGGTGGCCAGGGCCTGCCCGAGAGCGTCAACAAGCTCGTCGAGGAAATGATCTGCGCCGCCAACCTGTCCTTCGGTCTGTATCCCGGGCTGACGCATGGCGCGGTCATGGCGCTGAGCGCCTATGGTTCGTCCGAGCTCAAGGATCTGTACCTGCCGAAGATGATCGACGGCATCTGGTCCGGTGCGATGTGCCTGACGGAATCGCAGTGCGGCACCGACCTCGGCCTGCTGCGCACGCGCGCGGTGCCGCAGGAGGATGGCAGCTATCTGCTGACCGGCTCAAAGATCTTCATCTCGGCGGGCGAGCACGACCTGACCGAGAACATCATCCATCTGGTGCTCGCACGCCTTCCCGACGCGCCGCCCGGCATCAAGGGTATCAGCCTGTTCCTGGCGCCGAAGTTCCTGCCGAAGCCGGATGGCTCGGTCGGGCCGCGCAACGGCATCCTGTGCACCGGGCTGGAACACAAGATGGGGCTGAAGGCCTCCGCCACCTGCCAGATCTCGTTCGACGATGCGCAGGCCTGGCTGGTCGGCGCGCCGCACAAGGGCATGCAGAGCATGTTCGTGATGATGAACGAGGAGCGGCTCGGCGTCGGCATCCAGGGGCTGGGCGTGGCGTCCGCCGCCTACCAGTCCGCGGTTTCCTACGCGAAGGATCGCCTGCAGGGGCGTTCGCTGTCCGGCACCAAGCGGCCCGATCTCGCCGCCGATCCGATCATCGTGCACCCTGATGTGCGCCGCATGCTGATGACCATGCGCACCACCGCCGAAGGCTGCCGCGCCGTCGGGATCTGGGTGGCGCAGGCGGTGGATCTGTCGAAGCACGCGAACACCGAGGGCGAGCGCAAGGAAGCCGCGGATTTCGTGGCGCTGATGACGCCGGTGGTAAAGGCGCTGTTCACCGATCTCGGCTTCGAGGCCGCGAGCCTCGGCGTGCAGGTCTATGGCGGGCACGGCTACATCCGCGAGCACGGCGTCGAGCAGTATGTGCGCGATGCCAGAATCGCCATGCTCTACGAGGGCACCAACGGCATCCAGGCGCTCGACCTGGTCGGGCGTAAGATGCCCGCACATATGGGCCGCTACCTGCGGCGACTGTTCCACCCGATCTCGAACTTCATCGAGGCGCACCGCAAGCACGAAGCGGTTGCCGGCATGGTCGAGCAGCTCGAGCGCGCGTTCGGCGCGTTGCAGCTGGCGACCGGGCAGATCGCACAGGCCGGCCTCAAGGACCCCGAGGAAGCCGGCGCCGCCGCGACGGACTATCTGCGCCTGCTCGGGCTGGTGGCGATGGGCTACATGTTCGTACGCTCGGCGGTGATCGCGTCCGAGCGCCTGGCGGGCAACACCGACGAGCCCGAGTTCTACCGTGCCAAGCTGGCCAGCGCGCGGTTCTTCATCGACCGCACCCTGCCGCAGGCGACCGCGCTGTTCTTGGCCATCAAGTCCGGCAAGGCGTCGATGATGGCACTCGAGGAAGCGGCGTTCTGA